The Streptomyces sp. NBC_01275 genome has a segment encoding these proteins:
- a CDS encoding PDR/VanB family oxidoreductase: protein MPNLPNLPKLPKPLALAALAGAALLARRAMRRRIQASPLWPMPALEEPVSGRPRSRALRLTVTSRETVAEGVVRLRLEGVRPEGGRPEGGRLPGWEPGAHVDVVLPSGLVRQYSLCGDPADASSYTVAARLVPDGRGGSREVHEQLREGTEVEVRGPRNRFPLVTASSYVFVAGGIGITPILAMLRALPDDADWRLLYAGRTRASMPFLEEIEKLGGGRVTVVEGRPDLDASLADPPEGSAVYCCGPEGLMAAVQERAPGVRLERFAAHALRGGEAFEVELRRSGRVLTVPADTSVLAAVRAELPDTVYSCAQGFCGTCRQRVLEGEVDHRDELLTDAERGDSMLICVSRARSGRLVLDM, encoded by the coding sequence ATGCCGAACCTGCCGAACCTGCCGAAACTGCCGAAACCGCTCGCCCTGGCCGCCCTCGCCGGAGCCGCGCTGCTCGCCCGGCGGGCGATGCGACGTCGGATCCAGGCCTCGCCGCTGTGGCCGATGCCCGCCCTGGAGGAGCCGGTCTCCGGGCGGCCCCGGTCGCGGGCGCTGCGGCTGACGGTGACCTCGCGCGAGACGGTCGCCGAAGGGGTCGTGCGACTGCGGCTGGAGGGGGTGCGGCCGGAGGGTGGGCGGCCGGAGGGTGGGCGGTTGCCGGGCTGGGAGCCGGGGGCGCATGTCGATGTGGTGCTGCCGTCGGGGCTGGTGCGCCAGTACTCGCTGTGCGGGGACCCGGCGGACGCCTCCTCCTACACGGTCGCCGCCCGGCTGGTGCCGGACGGGCGGGGTGGTTCGCGCGAGGTGCACGAGCAACTGCGGGAGGGGACGGAGGTCGAGGTGCGGGGGCCGCGCAACCGCTTCCCGCTCGTCACGGCGTCCTCGTACGTCTTCGTCGCCGGGGGCATCGGCATCACGCCGATCCTGGCCATGCTGCGGGCCCTGCCCGACGACGCCGACTGGCGGCTGCTGTACGCCGGGCGCACGCGGGCCTCGATGCCGTTCCTCGAGGAGATCGAGAAGCTCGGCGGGGGCCGCGTGACGGTGGTGGAGGGGCGGCCGGATCTCGACGCTTCGCTGGCTGATCCGCCCGAGGGATCGGCCGTCTACTGCTGTGGGCCGGAGGGGCTCATGGCTGCGGTGCAGGAGCGGGCGCCGGGGGTTCGGCTGGAGCGGTTCGCGGCGCACGCCCTGCGTGGCGGCGAGGCCTTCGAGGTGGAACTGCGGCGCAGCGGAAGGGTGTTGACGGTCCCCGCCGACACGTCCGTACTGGCCGCGGTACGCGCCGAGCTGCCGGACACCGTCTACTCCTGCGCACAGGGTTTCTGCGGAACCTGCCGACAGCGGGTGCTGGAGGGCGAGGTGGACCACCGGGACGAGCTGCTGACGGACGCGGAACGCGGTGACTCGATGCTGATCTGCGTCTCGCGTGCGCGAAGTGGGCGACTGGTGCTGGACATGTGA
- a CDS encoding TetR/AcrR family transcriptional regulator: MTTGVRRRMGVEERRQQLIGVALELFAQRSPDDVSIDEIAAAAGISRPLVYHYFPGKLSLYEAALKRASEDLAQRFVEPHEGPLGARLLRVMRRFFDFVDQHGPGFSALMRGGPAVGSSATNALIDSVRQVAYEQILSHLGITDPPPRLELLVRSWISLAESTALIWLDGRRIPREELEVKLVHDFAALTAVTAAYDDELRALLHPMLGGEPADGPFGDLVSRLIALAS; the protein is encoded by the coding sequence ATGACTACCGGGGTTCGTCGCAGAATGGGAGTCGAGGAGCGTCGGCAGCAGTTGATCGGCGTCGCCCTCGAACTGTTCGCCCAGCGTTCGCCCGACGACGTCTCCATCGACGAGATAGCCGCGGCCGCCGGCATCTCCCGCCCCCTCGTCTACCACTACTTCCCCGGCAAACTCAGCCTGTACGAAGCCGCGTTGAAGCGGGCGTCGGAAGACCTGGCGCAGCGGTTCGTCGAACCGCACGAGGGGCCGCTGGGGGCCCGGCTGCTGCGGGTGATGCGCCGGTTCTTCGACTTCGTCGACCAGCACGGCCCCGGTTTCTCGGCCCTCATGCGCGGCGGCCCGGCCGTGGGCTCTTCGGCCACGAACGCGCTCATCGACTCCGTGCGCCAGGTCGCCTACGAACAGATCCTGTCGCATCTGGGCATCACCGATCCGCCCCCGCGCCTGGAGCTGCTCGTCCGGTCCTGGATCTCGCTCGCCGAGTCGACCGCGCTGATCTGGCTGGACGGGCGGCGCATCCCGCGCGAGGAGCTGGAGGTCAAGCTCGTGCACGACTTCGCCGCGCTGACCGCCGTGACGGCGGCCTACGACGACGAGCTGCGCGCGCTGCTGCACCCCATGCTGGGTGGCGAGCCGGCCGACGGCCCCTTCGGGGACCTGGTCAGCCGGCTCATCGCACTGGCGTCCTGA
- a CDS encoding 5-carboxymethyl-2-hydroxymuconate Delta-isomerase — translation MPQITVDYSAAMDPGFDRAAFARALHTSVVEIAAAKPEACKTLFRRADDTAFGYEEDGHAVVHVTLGLLAGRTDETKVKLTEAVLGLLREHVADGGFTLHASAEVRDLDPSYRKFEG, via the coding sequence ATGCCGCAGATCACCGTCGACTACTCGGCCGCGATGGACCCCGGCTTCGACCGGGCCGCCTTCGCGCGGGCCCTGCACACCTCGGTGGTCGAGATCGCAGCCGCCAAGCCGGAGGCCTGCAAGACCCTGTTCCGCCGGGCCGACGACACCGCGTTCGGCTACGAGGAGGACGGCCACGCCGTCGTCCACGTCACGCTCGGTCTGCTGGCCGGCCGCACGGACGAGACCAAGGTGAAGCTGACCGAGGCCGTCCTGGGGCTGCTGCGTGAGCATGTGGCGGACGGCGGGTTCACGCTGCACGCCTCCGCCGAGGTGCGTGACCTGGACCCGTCGTACCGCAAGTTCGAGGGCTGA